The genomic window CCCATAGACCTCGGACCGGCCTGAGAATGGCCGCGGCCCAAGACCAGGCCCGATGACCACTCGGGCCGAGCCGCCTGCAGGGCACCGCAGCCTCGGCTGCGGCTACCCTAGGGCTCGGGGGCAGCCCCGGGCCGCCGGTCAGGCCGAGCCGGCAACCGGCGTGGCCACAAGGCCGCCAGCCCCGGACGGACCAccgcctcctctccggcaagaggtggtggtgcggagggaaggaccaaagaaaagaaaaagaaaaaaagaaagaaaagaagaaaaagaagaggggagCCTACCGGTGTTTCGACCGTGGATCCGGCGCGGTGACCTTGGCCGCAGTCGTGGTCGCAGCATCGACGGCCGGAGGCCCTTCCTCCCCTCCCTCGGGCACGGTGAGCTCGACCGCCGCCTTCCTTGGTCGCGGCGAGTTCGACCGCAGCCATGGTCGCGGTGGTGGGTTTCTTTCCCCACCATAGTGGGAACGAGGGAGCCGTCGGCTCCGACCACGGGCTCAGCCGGGGACGCCGTGGGCTCGGCCTCGGGCATCGGCCGCAGGTACCGCCGGCCGTGGCTCGGCCCCTCCGGAGAGCACCTTCCTCCCTTCGcaggagaagaaagggggaaggaaaagagggatcgggagaagggaagaaagaaagagagagagagagagagaggaaaagagagggagtgaccgagagggaggggaaggccacagatctggccggaggagaagaaggggagccggAGGAGAGGGCCGGGAGGCATGGGCTTCGGTGGAGacgaaggagaaaagagagagagagaggagagcgggagatgaagaggcggaagcctctggaaggggggagaaaaaccctgataacgggttcgcgggtcggatccgaatccgaacccgcaacccgttaagcccaaagaaaaaagaaaaaaaaaaagaaaaagaaaaagaaaaagaaaaagggaaagggtttagccaaatttgactaaacccgagcccaatcaaattgggctaagtctggacaagccagactataaatttaaccaaaattaaGCCCAAAGGGAATGAGGCCCAAACCCAATTCGGCTGGAATTGGTCCTAACAGACCAAACTAATGGAAATCGGCCCAATTAAAGCCCAATTCAAGCCAATGTAATTAATTTGGGGGCCAAATTGATCCCGGATTgaccctgactcaggcccaaacgggtcacagtgaccctaaacccgaaattaaacccaattaagctggaaattaagcttagtggccaatcggaaggccaattaagacttatgagcccagccaagaccccaatacagaggaattaggcttgggctaaatttcaggtagaaaaggaaataacatattgttattatgacatgattgtaGGTGACTTAGGACTCGTCACCAGGACGCAGGAGACCTAGGAGAAAGGCAAATTACTGTAAGTAACTTGTTTTAATCTTGTTGTGAATCGTGTATGTAAGTAGCCTGCCCTAATCTTTATGGATCatacatgaaatttaacatgttatgcatgtactgtaggctaagagcgatatgtgtatctgacatgctctagttacacaagatatgatgatatatgctttatattccgttatgcctacaaaatactgggattacattacatgctaagatatgagttatgaaatatgaacatgagtggcacatgtcattcacataattcatagtggtgcacatattatgttttcataACTCTTGTGATATatgcaaaatgaattgaattcCTTATTATGATTAGCATGAGTGTAAAGAATGGTAATGATTTGCTCTAGCTGCATATTGCATTGTAAAAGGGTACCTAAGAACTCCTAttgctacgggccgaatgcaactgagccggccttgccagtggccgataatgactgagccagccccgccagtggccgactaataactgagcaggccccgccagtgaccattaatgaattcgccgtagcatctataggtactacctatacggagcattatttatgaactcttaagagctactgacctaatgtaactgagccggccttgccagtggccgagaatgactgagccagccccgccagtggccgcctaataactgagccggtcccgccagtggccaagaaagacttcgcagtagcatttaaGAGCATGACCACGGCAATGCCGGTGGCACGATTTTTCCTACATGTGCATATTACATGATTTCTTGACATTGTAGGATACTGTTTTATTTACTCagcatggatattttattatgaCGATTGATTTAGTAGcatacatgtcagcttctcaaactctAATAAGCATGGTTAGCATTTTTAGTCGATTCGacaagattatgcaggattacttactgagccgtgtagctcatgccTGTTCATTTACGTTTTTTTTTAGATCACCACCAGTGACAGCTGCcagaagcatttttcttttgcaacagGGCTTCTTTATTTTTGGGGATGATATAAATAAACTTTTGTGTATATAAActatgtagaagctctgtacttTATATGAACCAGTGGGTTGTAATACCTCATTTTGATATATACAAGTTACACTGCTTTTGACTACCTGTTGACCATGtacgaggctgcgtgctattgtgggcagtagtcggcaatagcacggccgtgtcacggatccggatccggggcgtgacatcatACATCTTGTAAGTTTGGAAAATCTATTACACATCTTAAATTACACTTTTTTTTCAAATCTAGCATGTATAAACCTAAATGTAATACCTTAAATTTAAGCTATAAACTAGTGTTTAGAGCATTATAAATTCAATGAAGATACATATTActaatgtgtgtgtgtgtatatatatatatatatcaaaagtTGGCAATTCAAACTTGAGGAACCAGCGACATTCCAATCTTAATCAGAACAAACCCAACTAGTTGTCCTCCTCTCAAATTCTAGACCACGGACCACCACAAATGTAATCTTGGAGGGATTCAACTCCATTCTAAAGCTTTTCACCAGCGACATgtactgtcacgcccccgcctctgcgaggcacgtgaggcacctagtgcccacgtgggggccacatgaggggggaacacggggctcccctgccagatattgtccggttctggggcttcacgcaagcgtccttcacccctccccggttttgttttccacccaaaacgcgtctgcaggattaggagacacccgcctcatatgcccaggctttggaacgagtctttccgatgtggaactattgggcctcacacccttcccaccatcggacaagagccgtcctcggctctgataccaaatgtcacgcccccgcctctgcgaggcacgtgaggcacctagtgcccacgtgggggccacatgaggggggaacacggggctcccctgccagatattgtccggttctggggcttcacgcaagcgtccttcacccctccccggttttgttttccacccaaaacgcgtctgcaggattaggagacacccgcctcatatgcccaggctttggaacgagtctttccgatgtgggactattgggcctcacatgtACAAATTCCTTAATAACGGCAGAGTTAAACCACTTCTTCTTGTTTCTCTTTGGAAAGCCAATGACATTCCAGAAAGCTAAGATCTTCCTCAAGGATAGACTCATTCCTGTTGTCTCAAATTATAGTATGCAACATTCCAAAACTGGCTACCTTCGAACCTATCTAttatacctttttcttttgttggtgaCCTTTTAAAAGGCTTAAACCGGTTAACCAGCAATATATTAATGGGTTTTGCTCTTAATAAAATTTGAGCAGGGATAAAAGCAAAATGATGTAGTTGCGCATATCCATTCATTGTTCATATCTCAAGACTCTTTGGTGCAAGTGGCCGTAGAGTGATATTGCATTGAGATTGTCAATAAGTTATTAACAACCAAAATTCAAATGGGttggtcggatcgggtcgggtttgAATTCAGTAAACTCAAATCTGATTTGAAAAATGGAATTggtccaattttagaacccaATCTAACCTCGTGGGTCCTCCAAAATGGATCGAGTTGGGTCTAACCAGGTCGGGTCTGGGTCTGGGTCCTCTAAAATAGGCCGGAAACTTGACCTATTTGTAGCCTTAGGGGTGGGCGATACATAGCCCCAGTCCACCAGCGCCGATTAGCATCCTTGACCCGCTTACGCTGGTTTTCCAACCGATTCCCAAGCCGACTTGGCACTGGTGGATCGGATAGGATACCAGTTTCGTCTTCACCTGATCGCTCTCTGCTCGTCAAGCGATGACGAAAGCCTCCTGTTGTTTTGGTAAAGCTGAAGCCTTCCTTTTGAAGATGCCAGGAGACGGTGGTCCTCAATCCTGATGCCAGGTGTCTCACGCTTTGGTCCTCGAGAGATGGAGATAGGCGAGCCAAGCGAGTCGGCCAGCATCTCTTTCCGAGAAGGAGGGAGTGGGTTGTTCAGGTCTCCCACTACCCACTAAGGAAGTAGCCGAGAGAATCCTACAGAAATGAATTTCCAAGCGAAGTTGGGGACCTTCCTCGACCTCTTGTGGAACCTGATAGGTGTTAAACccaaaaataattcatttgcgATGGAAAAGGCTCTAGGCAGAGGAACCCCAAAGAGGTagagttctctcttgaatgatcctTGAACCCAGTCTTCAAAATCTTTGATTCCCAACTTCTATGCATTGTAGGATTGCAGTAGTGACAGGGGCCAACAAAGGAATTGGACTGGAGATATGCAGGCAGCTATCATCCAACGGAGTCCAGGTGCTGTTGACGGCACGAGATGAAGAGCGGGGGACTGCAGCTGTTGAGAAGCTTCGGGCTTCCGGAGCATCTGATGTGGTGTTCCATCAGCTGGATGTTACTGACTCAGTTAATGCTTCTTCCTTGGCGGATTTTGTCAGGAATCAGTTTGGCAGGCTTGATATATTGGTAAGATTGGAGATTATATCTCATGATCCGGGCCTTAAGctattgaatttatttgctTATTGCTTGTCCATGCCGCCCtcccttttttcccctttttttggtACATGTCCATGGCCATTTTAGTACATATTAGAAGGGCACAAAAACTTCCAAGTTTCAATTGCCTATACGAATCATATATTCTCTTATTTTTGCATGAGAACTAATTCTCTTCCTGCATATGTTTGTATTTTGTTAGTTCTAATGATGAATGTTCCTCAACTAGGGGCTATTCTTCTTGTCCCTCTACTGTGATACCTTCTTACAGGTTGAATGGAATTACCTTACATTTTTCcgtcaaagaaaagaagaagagaaaggaacaaTATCTTCTGATCATGCTATAGCTAATCAAGCTTGTCTATCCATCACCAGAGCGTTTTATTCCACAATATCAACAGACAGTTGTATTAGACTTGGCTAAAAGCCATTAAGAAGACAACTAAGATGTAAAGGTACTTGGACAAATATCTATTTTGTTGAGCACTATTTTATAAAAGAAACTGTGTGTATGTGGTTAGATGAAGTCAAATAGACATTTATAATGCTTTGGTAGGAATATGTGACATATCAATTCTGTGTTACTATTAGTTTGCCTCTCAACCTTCTTTTCTATCTCCATTTTGCTGAGATGATCAAGATATTACAAGTAACTCATATCTGTCTTTCATGCTTGGTTTTGTTATGCTGATGAATGAAGGGATCGGTaatcataaaataaaagaaaatcataCATGTAAAAAAAGGAAATCTAGGCTTCCTTGTTTTCCCAAGTAGCATTGCCTCACCTCTTGCTTATTCTGCCACCCAAAACATGAAATATGCTGCTCCATTTCTTTTGCTATCTGCTAGTTAATTTTGTGAGGCCCACATAGTATCATCGGTACTAGAAGATCATTTGGCATGGCAACAAGGCATGGATATATATAAGGATGGCAGGACATGGTAGGACAGAATTTATAAACAATGTATTAAATAGTTCAAATGATtgagtttcttcttgatctccTTTACCAAAGTTTTGTGCCTAAACAATGTATTTTTTGCTCTACTCCCTCAGGTAAACAATGCAGGGATTCTTGGAACAGAATCAGACTCTCAAAGAGTAAGTGCAGTCAATTTCTTTGGCATCACTTTTAAAACTCCTTAAAACTATGATTTGGCTAGTATAATAATAATACCTACTCTAGTATATTATGGTGTTTCCTGTATAAAATTGATGCCACGAGGTGTTGAACTTAGCTTGAAAATAAATGAAACGAAGAGGATGTTGACAGAGCCAATTGTAGCGAGGTAGAAACTCCATTACGGCGATGTCAAAGCCTAAATGGCAGGAGTGGTGAATCCACGCACCTATTAGCTTCCGATGACAATGGGTGACTGTTGAGGAGGCACAGTGGTCTCTCTCTTCTGAGGCCAAATCACCACCTAAGACGGCCACACCAAGGATAAAAATCTCACGAACAATCACTTACAAATCCTAGGAATCTACcaaaaggaaggagagagagagagagagagagagaagaggtggCAATAATTCACCAATTCAATAACTCAATTACTCCAgaatgggggtatttttaatCAATAGACCTTAGGATCCTTCCAAGTTGGGCTTTCTCCAAGTTTAGTATACTTTActattaaatttttaattatatcAAGTTCTCTAAGGAAGTTTATATATCAAATTCCTAATTTTTATAACATAAATTTTCCAATAGTAATTGGCGCCAATGTGGGTAGCGCTATGTGGACTAAACCGTGCACCCAGGTTACCTTAGATGCTCCGGCGGCAATAATGGTTGTGGTTTTGATTCAATAATGTAATATTGTCTTAATGATCTAATGGAGCAGCTTACATTATGTTTGTCatgataaatatttctttttttttatttgtttttgtcaGTGTTCATTCTGCATGTATTAATGCGAATAAGTATTAATTGCTTTGTTTTTCACATAGAGCAGGTTGGGGTTCAGCTTCTTTATGTTCGAGAGACTTATAGAAGGCAGAGAATGTCTAACACAAACTTTATGGAGCCAAGAAAGTCACAGAGGCTCTGCTACTCTTCTTCAGTTATACATTCACGGATAGTGATGTTTCTTCAGTTTATGGGAAGTACAGGTATGATACAATGGATTCTTTTCATTTAATGATAGCCATGATAATGCATGTATATGAATATTCACCATTATAGTCTATAGCCTACTTACCTTGATGGAAGGAATGAACAGAGTTCTATCATATGATATGAATGGCATGGAATGGATAAGTTTTTTGTTAGAGTTTCCTAATCAGATTCTATCTATATCTATGATTCATGCTTATGGGATTTGAGGGTTTCTAAGCACTTTATTTGTATATGGTTAGCCTTCATAGGAGGAATGGGGATTGTGGGCCAAGACATAATTATGGGATAACTGTTAATActttaagcttaggatattgaTGTAAGCTAGGCCTGAGAATCAATTTGGATCCACTTGCACATGAGTTATCCATAAGTAGCTGCAACTATTTTTTGTCAAGGTATCATCACTATATGACGTTAAACTATTATTTTCTAATAATCTAGGTTTAAGGAAAGACAACTAAATATGAAgagatatttttaattttcttgcaATTTTTGCAGTCTAAATATCTGGTACAGGTTGACTGAACTGGTATGGTGCCGATACGGTCAACCATGGTTCAGTATGGTATTGCTTTGGTTCGTACGACACACGGTACGCTGTGGACcagctcttttttttattctttattttttttatttttttaaatttaatgaagtgtaatcattttttttggttttttgataATTACTTAATTTGATTTTCTTGATGCCGTTTGATTTTTTGTTAGGGTCAACATCCTAATTTAATGATTTCGATTGGTATATCTAAATGATGCTTTTGTCTAATGACTAATTATATCATGAAATCAATTAAGTAGATCAAGCAGTATATtgtaaaaaaattaatgaaatacaaAATATCATGATACATGATTAGATGTATTTAGTGTAGCATCATACCGTATCTAAAATTTGATGGAGTGTCGATGTTCATAATGTCAGGATCATTAACGTATCAAAGGTACATCAGTTCATCCTCATCTACATGGATTGTAGTCCTATACGCCCACCCATAAGGTACGTGCCCTGGTTATAATTGGTGTAGAATTTCTCACTAAAGCTTTGGCTCTGTGAAATATCATCTATCTATAATACGACCGTGGAGAGACATTGAAGACACTAGTAGTAATGCGACTCGTAGATACTCTGGCAGTAAAATTGAGCAACTCAAGCAGATATCAAtttgttaattatttaaaatagtaaaattttgctatgatgaaaaaatatttatttcttcAGAAAAGACTTTTGATTATCCATGTATagtactattttttatttttattattatattttttataacttttaaatttaaaataattttatatatcgaatttaaaaatattttccacTTCAGAAATACTTTTGAATTATCTAATATGTAGTACTAATTTTTCATGCTTTTATTGATTATAtatctttatattttttaaattaaaaatatttttgattataaaattttagagAATTAATTTGAGTCAGTTCATGTAGCATCCTATCATGGGTGTACGTTATTTTCTCATCCTTTGGGATATGCATCAAAGGCCTTCTCATTTTATTCAACTCGGGCTTAGGCACCATGCACTAATCGTGCCAACTTTGAATAATGGATACTAAATTTAGGTTGACCGTAGCTTGCATATCTCTAAACTAGCTTCTATTTTACaattatatttttcattttattttatttttaaattttaatttaatattttaatataaattatAGATTTAACAAAATTAAGATTTAGTGTCATTATGTGATCATCCATAGATTTACAGCATAATTTTACTAAGATTAAAACTTGAGCATGACCtctattcttttcatttttcttgccGATTTTTGgcctaaaatgaaaaaaaaggaagaataggAGGGGGAGAATGATTCACCTTGAAGAGGCTTGGATCTTGCATTTTATTATTGAAATCGggggtttatttttgaattttgtggAAAATTTGCGAAAATTGAAGTGAGGAGCCGTGAGATGCAACGGAAGCTTCTCATGGCCCTCTCTTCAATTAtaagaggggaggggggggggaacAACAAATCGGTGCAAACCGACGGTTTGCTCCGGTTCTCCTCCGAATTATGGTTCGGAGCGGTTGCATTGCTTCGATGCTTTTTTCACTTTGTGGGAGGGAACCATGCTGGTTCTCCTGGTTCGGTTTGGTATGCTTGAACAGCGGTTCGGGGCGGTATGGCATACCAAGTTTTGATACATGAGTAGGCAAACAATTATTTCGAATAAGTGTTGGTTACAAGTGAGAGCTTCAGTTGTTTCTTGACAATTAGTCAGTGATGTAGGAATCGATTGGGACTCTAGTTTATTGCCCTTTCTTTTAATTCAATGGACTTTGTAATGTCAGAAACTTAGGCTAAACAAAATCGCCATCCTAATGGTGATAATATATTATTTCATAATTACTTCCAATTCCTTATAACCAAGATTGCTGTGCCAAATTTGGACCCAGACCGGTTTGCCTAGTGGCACAGGTCGGTACGCCCGTGCTGTTCCGTGCCAAGCTCATACTGACAAAATAGAGGACGTGTGAAAGAGAGAGACCGGGAgaggataagagagagagagaagggggagggagagagagaaggaggtggCAGAGGGCTAGGAGCCGCGCAGAGGGCATAGGAGGGGTTCGCTCGGTTATTTTTGAACCATTTATTTTCGAACGAAATAGAAAAATGGAGGCGGAACGCCTCGTCTGCTCCTCCGCACTGCTTCCAGCCCTCCGCCGGCCGACGccaccctccctctcctctcctcctcgctgctctctctcttgttttccctttttccttctccttctccccgtCCATCCTACTTTCTCATTTTAGTTGCCAGAACTGTCCCGGTCCGCCACTGGTACTGCTCGGTATGCCTCGAACCAGGcggttcgggacggttccaCCGACTATGCTTATGCTATCCTTGGATGAGTGATCATGGTAACATGCTTTTATTTTAtggctctatttattttctttagaaAGTTTTCCTTCATCCCTAATCACTTGGGTCTTTGTGGTTTTTGACCTCAGTGATATAAATCAATGACTTAAGCGCTTAATTTGCTAAAAGATTGCACCTTAGCTTGACAGAAATTAATTGGATATCGAAATGtgaataaaattg from Phoenix dactylifera cultivar Barhee BC4 unplaced genomic scaffold, palm_55x_up_171113_PBpolish2nd_filt_p 002613F, whole genome shotgun sequence includes these protein-coding regions:
- the LOC103699789 gene encoding salutaridine reductase-like isoform X3, with product MNFQAKLGTFLDLLWNLIGVKPKNNSFAMEKALGRGTPKRIAVVTGANKGIGLEICRQLSSNGVQVLLTARDEERGTAAVEKLRASGASDVVFHQLDVTDSVNASSLADFVRNQFGRLDILVNNAGILGTESDSQRVSAVNFFGITFKTP
- the LOC103699789 gene encoding salutaridine reductase-like isoform X2; this encodes MNFQAKLGTFLDLLWNLIGVKPKNNSFAMEKALGRGTPKRIAVVTGANKGIGLEICRQLSSNGVQVLLTARDEERGTAAVEKLRASGASDVVFHQLDVTDSVNASSLADFVRNQFGRLDILVEWNYLTFFRQRKEEEKGTISSDHAIANQACLSITRAFYSTISTDSCIRLG
- the LOC103699789 gene encoding dehydrogenase/reductase SDR family member 13-like isoform X1, giving the protein MNFQAKLGTFLDLLWNLIGVKPKNNSFAMEKALGRGTPKRIAVVTGANKGIGLEICRQLSSNGVQVLLTARDEERGTAAVEKLRASGASDVVFHQLDVTDSVNASSLADFVRNQFGRLDILGLFFLSLYCDTFLQVEWNYLTFFRQRKEEEKGTISSDHAIANQACLSITRAFYSTISTDSCIRLG